In Nicotiana tabacum cultivar K326 chromosome 19, ASM71507v2, whole genome shotgun sequence, one DNA window encodes the following:
- the LOC142173573 gene encoding uncharacterized protein LOC142173573, which produces MPEVPKYDGTLDPQEHITTYTIAVKGNDLAPHEIESVLLKKFGETLTRGSLTWYSLLPKHSIDSFEVLADSFINAHASTRKVQARKADIFKTTQGESELLREYIIRFQKERTLLPAIPDEWTAEAFTKGLNPRSLDASRKLKESLLEFQATTWANVHNRYESKIRIEDDHVGFPSSTKGREKNREKIKDDIDTDRRT; this is translated from the coding sequence ATGCCCGAagtgccaaagtatgatggaactttaGATCCGCAGGAGCACATTACCACTTATACAATAGCAgtgaaaggaaatgatttggCTCCTCATGAAATTGAGTCCgtgttgctgaagaaatttggtgagactctcacgaggggatCTTTAACGTGGTATTCACTATTGCccaagcattccatagattcctttgaagTGCTCGCGGATTCTTTTATCAATGCTCATGCCAGTACCAGAAAGGTGCAGGctcgaaaggccgacatattcaagACCACGCAGGGAGAGTCTGAGTTATTACGAGAGTACATCATCCGGTTCCAGAAGGAAAGGACATTACTACCGGCGATCCCGGATGAATGgacagctgaagcattcaccaaaggttTAAATCCGAGAAGTTTGGACGCTTCCCGGAAGTTGAAGGAAAGTCTGCTCGAGTTTCAAGCGACGACTTGGGCGAATGTCCACAACCGATACGAGTCtaaaataaggatcgaagatgatcatGTTGGCTTCCCATCATCGaccaaaggacgggagaagaacagagaaaaaataaaagatgataTTGACACGGATAGACGGACTTAG